From one Bradyrhizobium sp. Ash2021 genomic stretch:
- a CDS encoding class I SAM-dependent methyltransferase has translation MSRICDFGSGIGNSIPFFRTHFPQASLTSCDVSERSLALSKQRYPDSTNYRLIENDRIPAEPDAFDLAFSACVFHHIPHDEHAMWLRELYRITKPGGLIAIFEHNPLNPLTVHAVNTCPFDVNAKLVLARNLAQRLAEAGWASPRIRYNLFFPRALALLRPIEDKLGWLPLGAQYVALARKF, from the coding sequence GTGTCCCGAATCTGCGACTTCGGTTCCGGAATCGGCAACTCGATTCCGTTCTTTCGGACGCATTTTCCTCAAGCTTCGCTGACGTCATGCGATGTGTCCGAGCGCAGCCTTGCGCTCAGCAAACAGCGTTATCCGGATTCCACCAACTATCGTCTGATCGAAAATGACCGCATCCCCGCCGAACCGGACGCTTTCGACCTGGCATTTTCGGCATGCGTGTTTCACCACATCCCCCATGACGAGCACGCCATGTGGCTGCGGGAGCTTTACCGGATTACGAAACCGGGCGGATTGATCGCCATCTTCGAGCATAATCCGTTGAACCCCCTCACCGTCCATGCGGTAAACACCTGCCCTTTCGACGTGAATGCGAAACTTGTTCTTGCCCGCAATTTGGCGCAACGATTGGCTGAGGCCGGTTGGGCGTCCCCTCGGATTCGATACAATCTGTTTTTTCCGCGTGCGCTTGCCCTGCTCCGTCCCATCGAGGACAAACTCGGCTGGCTGCCGCTTGGGGCGCAATACGTTGCGCTCGCGCGCAAATTCTAA
- a CDS encoding glycosyltransferase family 2 protein produces the protein MQRPKRLFLSIVVPCCNEEEGLREFHRQMTAAARARFGQKFELILVDDGSTDNTWKIINELSAQDRNVVAVRLSRNHGHQLALTAGLSTVRGDLVLVIDADLQDPPELLGPMYDLMVREDADVVYGQRRSRAGEGRFKKRSAEAFYRLLANLTRVNIPVDTGDFRLMSRRISDQVVQMPEHDRFIRGMVAWLGFKQVAFEYDRNARFAGTTKYPLTKMIGFAADALVSFSMVPLRIATYVGALLTTVLTFVGLWAAVGWILSGTVPGWTSLTLLVVGISSVQLLVLGLIGEYVGRTYIQSKHRPLFVISQLRRRARLPDRLPHDPPPGRKSSGNSPFKALQAELDAEAHEPLLDEIAQ, from the coding sequence ATGCAGCGCCCCAAAAGACTGTTCCTGTCGATCGTGGTGCCGTGTTGCAACGAAGAAGAGGGATTGCGCGAATTTCATCGTCAGATGACTGCAGCAGCGCGCGCGCGGTTCGGTCAGAAATTCGAACTCATCCTCGTCGATGACGGTTCGACCGACAATACGTGGAAAATCATCAACGAGCTTTCGGCGCAAGATCGCAATGTCGTCGCGGTTCGTCTGTCGCGCAACCACGGTCACCAGTTGGCACTAACGGCCGGACTTTCCACCGTGCGCGGCGACCTGGTCCTCGTCATTGACGCCGACCTGCAGGATCCCCCGGAACTGCTGGGCCCGATGTACGATCTGATGGTGCGTGAAGACGCCGACGTGGTCTATGGGCAGCGACGAAGCCGTGCCGGCGAGGGCCGCTTCAAGAAGAGGTCAGCCGAGGCATTCTACCGCCTGCTCGCCAACCTGACGCGCGTCAATATCCCGGTTGATACCGGCGACTTCCGGCTCATGAGCCGGCGCATCTCCGATCAGGTTGTGCAGATGCCGGAACATGATCGGTTTATTCGGGGCATGGTCGCCTGGCTCGGTTTCAAGCAGGTTGCTTTTGAATACGATCGCAACGCCCGATTTGCCGGTACCACCAAATATCCGCTGACCAAAATGATCGGCTTCGCCGCGGATGCGCTGGTGAGCTTTTCCATGGTCCCGCTGCGGATCGCAACCTATGTCGGCGCGTTGTTGACGACGGTCCTCACTTTTGTCGGCCTCTGGGCAGCGGTAGGCTGGATTCTCTCCGGCACCGTACCCGGTTGGACCAGCCTGACGCTGCTTGTCGTTGGAATTTCCTCCGTGCAACTCCTGGTCCTCGGCCTGATCGGGGAATATGTCGGCCGCACCTATATTCAATCGAAGCATCGGCCACTGTTCGTGATCTCTCAGCTCCGCCGGCGTGCCCGTTTGCCGGATCGGCTGCCGCACGATCCGCCGCCCGGCCGGAAGAGTTCTGGGAACTCGCCATTCAAGGCGCTGCAAGCCGAGTTGGATGCCGAGGCACACGAGCCGCTTCTCGACGAGATCGCCCAGTAA
- a CDS encoding glycosyltransferase family 87 protein translates to MQKTLLLLFATCLATQAGANLIKYFHELSDGSRFGGDFISFWNAAHRVRHGEFTAIYDPETWQRILSTNTTSTLSWFVYPPFTLFGLWPLGDATYNEAVLAWSLVPLAFYFALIVLLAKRSGLGAGANPACENHWPRMQAYAVLIAFSLPFLSANLFSGQTGTLIAVLFLGAAYFWPTRPVLTGICIGLLAIKPQMGLLMPFALIASGQWRVVAAAATTVLSLIVLSTIWLGAAIWTDYLRMSQLFGHFIGRGYDQIQQLALGPYVSLQGAGMPAALAGLLQVVVIVAVLTVITRGFSRWKSNSQETGKEDGRLDLRLALLAAGTLLATPYSLSYDTPLLMLSVIPLLARNWRDGWDGIELASVTALLIMPYAQPVAVGSHVPFAFLALLLWFGVLYRRFQKEAPAGWLAHPGYKKHPFYPEDGRKLAPSANS, encoded by the coding sequence TTGCAGAAAACATTGCTGCTGTTGTTTGCGACATGCTTGGCGACGCAGGCCGGCGCCAATCTGATCAAGTATTTCCACGAACTGTCGGACGGCTCGCGCTTCGGTGGCGACTTCATTAGTTTCTGGAATGCGGCGCATCGAGTGCGGCACGGCGAGTTCACCGCCATCTATGATCCAGAAACGTGGCAAAGAATCTTGTCGACGAATACGACGAGCACCCTCTCGTGGTTCGTATATCCACCATTCACCTTATTTGGATTATGGCCGCTGGGCGACGCGACGTACAACGAAGCGGTCCTGGCCTGGTCGCTCGTTCCGCTGGCCTTCTATTTTGCTTTGATCGTTTTGTTGGCGAAACGCTCCGGCTTGGGTGCCGGCGCCAATCCTGCTTGCGAGAATCACTGGCCGCGAATGCAGGCTTACGCCGTGCTTATCGCATTCTCCTTGCCCTTTCTCAGCGCCAATTTGTTTAGCGGACAAACCGGTACGCTCATAGCCGTGCTGTTTCTGGGGGCGGCGTATTTCTGGCCAACGCGTCCTGTTCTAACAGGAATTTGCATCGGTCTTTTGGCAATCAAACCACAAATGGGCCTGTTGATGCCCTTTGCGCTGATAGCGTCCGGTCAGTGGCGCGTCGTCGCGGCCGCAGCGACAACCGTCCTCTCTTTGATTGTTCTCTCGACGATATGGCTTGGAGCCGCCATCTGGACAGATTATCTGCGTATGAGCCAGCTGTTCGGCCATTTTATCGGCAGGGGCTACGACCAGATACAACAGCTGGCACTCGGTCCCTATGTGTCGTTGCAGGGAGCTGGAATGCCGGCTGCTCTCGCGGGCCTTTTGCAGGTGGTCGTGATCGTTGCGGTTCTGACCGTGATCACCCGGGGTTTTTCGCGGTGGAAGTCAAACAGCCAGGAAACGGGAAAGGAAGATGGGAGGCTTGATCTTCGATTGGCGCTCCTGGCCGCGGGGACGTTGCTTGCAACGCCGTACTCATTGTCTTACGACACACCACTGCTGATGCTGTCCGTTATCCCGCTGCTCGCACGCAACTGGCGTGATGGGTGGGACGGGATCGAATTAGCCTCGGTAACGGCGCTACTGATCATGCCCTATGCACAGCCTGTCGCAGTTGGCAGCCATGTTCCGTTTGCCTTCCTGGCCCTGTTACTTTGGTTTGGCGTGCTGTATCGGCGTTTTCAAAAAGAAGCCCCAGCCGGCTGGCTTGCACATCCCGGGTACAAAAAGCACCCTTTTTATCCGGAAGATGGTCGCAAGCTAGCCCCGAGCGCGAATAGCTGA